Within Lytechinus variegatus isolate NC3 chromosome 15, Lvar_3.0, whole genome shotgun sequence, the genomic segment TTTGACCAACATCCGCGATTGCATGAAAGTGGCCAAGAAAACTAACTTCCATTTCCCCACTAATCCCATTAAACCCCTTCCTCATTAGGATTTAGGTTGaagtgtaatatatatattttgatcttggTGATTGAGTATTTGTATTTTTCGAAATGTGTTGTAACTGACGAGTAATAGTGCAGATCTAGagtttaattaaaaagtacatAACACCATAATTTTCAGTGTGTCCAAGCGCTTGTGTTTCTTTTGCATTTAATATTAGTTACGGGGTCTTATGACTAACCCCCTTATCAGAGGTACATGTAGAACCTAAGCTAACAGACCACAAAATCATTGTTCCACCTTGAAACCCCCCAAATCCACAGCTTCTGCTGTGGAAGAAAGGGGAACAGGAGGGGTTAGAATTGAAAAACTAGTCCTGatatggttaaaaaaaaacaaacagaataGCATTGTTTTGAACATCCTTAAAAGACTGGGCTATACACCTATGACGActgatgaacatttttttttcttaattttctacAGCCCTAGGCACTGTGCTCAGTATTGCACCTACACATTCACGGAGCACACAACTAACGATGTTATCCACATTGGCTTCTTCGATAAGCAAGAGGTGGACATATGAAGCACCGTAATATGGAGGCTAAGGCCTTTAATGAAGGACTCACCACATTGGAGGAGGGAGGAGTCATCATCAAGGAGACAGTTACAAATGCATACCCTCCATTGGAGACTCCATCATATGCAACTGTTCCACATCACAGTTTGATATTCACCGTTTTCCAGGAGCGACTCTGCAATCTTTGCGGAGCAAAGTCATCGAGAAATTTTACGGCCTTATAGATTTTTAAACTTCCTTTGTCATCATCCACGTTGGAACCAATAATTTAGAGAAAAGTTTTTGGAGCAAGGATGTTGATGCATATTTTCGTCTTTTGTGTAGCGTGAGGGAAAGGTTCCGGACTGCAAGAATTGTGTTTTCAAGTATTCTTTCCTGATGGGATTGTGAATTTTTACACCAGCATAGCTTGACATATAACAACAATTTGGAACAATTTTGTTTACAGAATAAATGCAACTTTATTGAAACGGACAAGCAATTTCTTTGCGATTTCTCTTTGTACCGAAatgatcttttacatgtacatttaagtTTGCAAGGAGCAGAACATGTTTCTTCTATTTTTGTACATCGTCTGCATCAATTGATTGAGCAGAGTTTCAGCAAGACGAATAATCTCACTGGATTCCTCCAGAAGTTAAAAAGTTATTGACACTGCCACCTCAAAAAAGAAAATCCCTGCAAGAAAGAAAGATCACATACTTGTAAGTCTACATGAATACATGTAAGACAGGAGAAATGGACTCCTAATGCTGTGGTGGTGTTTCTGGATGGATTCCGGACACCAAAGATATCATGGAAACCCACTCCAAAACCAAAGCTTCCTCCCCAAAGACATGTGCCTGAATACTCCAACAACGTGATTATTCCATACAAGGTATTGGCAGAGGAGCATCGCCCTGAGCCAACATGTACAGTCAGGTTGCCTTCTGTCCGAAGTGCATATTTTaccaggaaggggggggggagagggctcgcaagaagaagaaaagggaaaaaaggtaAGAATGAATCATCTGAGACATGATATTACTTCGAGCAATTCTGCAACCTAAAGATTCAAGACCCCAGCATCAAGAGCAAGAGCACTGTTTTGACCAACATCTGCGATTGCATGAAAGTGGCCAAGAAAACTAACTTCCATTTCCCCACTAATCCCATCAAACCCCTTCCCCATTAGGATTTAGGTTGaagtgtaatatatatattttgatcttggagaTTATTAGTATTTTTGGAAATGTGTTGTAATTGATGAGTAATAGTGCAGATCTAGagtttaattaaaaagtacatAACACCATAATTTTCAGTGTGTCCAAGCGCTTGTGTTTCTTTTGCATTTATTATTAGTTACGGGGTCTTATGACTAACCCCCCTTATCAAAGGTACATGTAGAACCTAAGCTATCGGACCACAAAATCATTGTTCCACCTTGAAACCCCCCAAATCCACAGCTTTGGCCGTGGAAGACAGGGGAACCGGCGGGTTAGAATTGAAAAATAGTCCTGatatggttttaaaaaaaacaacagtatTGCGTTGTTTTGAACATGCTGAGTTATTCTTAGGTAAAATGTGCATCTCATGTCACTCCTCAGAAGCTACCTTGAAATAATTGACACTGAAGATGATCTGGAAATTCCTGATGACGGTACACCTTACGAAACAGCACAACCAGTAAATGATTCAAAAGTAATTCAGCTGAAAGAAATTAGTATTCCCTGACACCACCCTTCAACagtgccaaaaaaaaaatacttcaccTCCTTCATTAACTGAAGGGACCCCTATTTTGAATCAAGATGCTCAGGATACATTTTACAAGGGACAGACCAAAGCAGGCTGTCTTTTTTATAAATGCGGGGAGAACACATGAAATATGAGCAATTAACTTCCCTTTAATATCTGTTTATCAACTAATTCAGGTCATAGTCATTAGAGACAATCTCTCAGACAACATATTGGATTATTTTGGTTTGACTATTAAAATGCAAAGTGGTTTCTCCTTACCCGTTCATAGTCAAAGGCAAACTTATATTTCTCCTTTGTTCTGCCTGTGTTGAAACATGCAAACAGACCCATGTACGCATATTGAACAAGAAGAGGGGGTGCTTATTGGTACCTGGGCATCCCTCAAGTTGGAAAAGGCTATTGATAGGGGTACAAGGTACTTGTACATCAAGCAGTGTGGCATTTCAATGTAGGGAATCAATACAATAAATCTATGGGCCACTCCGATTTGGACGAGTTGGGGCTAAACGGACTGTTTACAGAACACATTGATACCtttttgaaagtaaaacaagAAACGTCTAGTAGGCCAGAGAGGTGCGAAAGCCCCACGAAGAAAAATTACATGGACAATTATAGAGAACATGAGGGGATTTAGTTGACTTTTGAcaacataaagaaaaataaaggatgGAGATTGCTCAGTAAATTGAATTCTTCATGGGTTAAGTTTGGAATGAGGGCAGATTTACCCAACACCAAAGTGATATCAGCCGATTTGTAGTCCTTGATCGCCAATGATGAGTGTCAAATAAAAGAACTCAACTTTATCAATGGAGACATTGTGGAAGAATAGGTATAAGaaacttcaccaatatttccaCTGCAGTAATGCAGGAGAAGACAACGATAAAAATGCCTAAGCTTACACAAGGTCAGGAAATTGGCTAAAGTATAATCCTTCTGGGTATCGTTTGAATAAATGGTATTAAGGGAGAGAAGGTATAAGTATACATGTTTGTATTATGTGAAAACATCTTTAGGAACAAGTATGTGACTGTAGTTCATTTTGTtgcatttgtttgttttgaaaatCCTATCTCTACACCATTGTAGCTCTGTTATTTGAGTGAGGAGATACGTAGGAGTGCTGCATAAAGAGGTTTTCCTGTACGAGCGTGCTCGCTTTCGGTACATTCACCTGAGTGAATATTCAGGGTTTAGGTTTAAAACTATTCCTGATCAGGTTCTTGTTCCATCAATCTGTCATCTACTCAGTTTGATAGGACATTTGTTTTGCACTCTTTGGTAGTTGatagtgtgttttttttcttctctgtattatattttgatactgtttgcattattttggtgtttgatattttgtcattttatttaaGACTGTTAATTTTCGGGCAAATATCTTGGGTCTTTTATAGTTTATTTTTATAAGTATATATTTTGTTAGTTATACTCCCTATATTGTTTGATTAGTTAATCATGGCTGAAGGTAATTAATTTGTTGGTACCCCCATCCCTTTGGAGGTCAAGGAGCCTGAAGGAGGATTTgccttctccccctccctcagATACACTGAGCGATTTCCTTACAGGGGCAGGGATAACTCTTGAGGAGTTGGACCAGTTAGTTAGAGGGAGTTCTAATAACTCTCAAGGCGGTAACTCTACCCCAGAGTCATCCCATATCAGCTGGCCAGGGCTTGGCCTCTTCTCTGGAAGGGAACCAGTTTAGCAAGGTGAAGTGGACTGGGAGACTTTTCACGATGTTACAAGGGAAATAGCTACTATGGCTGGCCTGACCGAGCAATCGGAACGTCGTGAGAAAGTGACTCGCTTCCTTATGCCTGCTAAAGTCTTTGCTAAACAAGTCGCGGCAGGTACCACCTCACTCGTCTACTGGCCTATTTGGACAGCATCTATGGTGCTGTTCAAAACAATAACTTGTTGCTTCAGGAATTCATGGGTCTTGTCCAGGGTAAGGATGAAAAACCATCAGATTTCCTGAAGCGACTCCAATTGAAGGTTAGTAGATTGGTTGAGGTGGGGGAGTTCTCCCATCAAGCAGCAATCCAAAGTTGCTGGACAAATTCAAGCTCGGATGTCACGACGAATATATATTAACTGTAACGAATCTCCATAACCAGATCATTGCACCCCCATTTCCTAAATTGATTAGTATTATAAGAGAGGCAGAGGCAACCAGAGCTGCCAAGATGGCCCAATACAAACCCAACCCCAAAACAGCCCATAGCTATGTACAATTTGAGAACATGAGCTTGTATCACACTGAGCAACAAAAAGAGACCCAACCAAAACACAACAAACCCCAGAAAAGCCCAAATGAATGAGCATCTCCTTCAAATAAACCCAAATATCATCCCTCCACATCTTGTCCCAAATCTTCCCCTCGATGCCCAGTTAGGGTAATTGTGTGCTTCAAGTATGGCGAGTTTGACCACTATCAAGATGATTGCGAAAACCCACCAAACGAAGAGCTCAAGAATAGGAACATGGCCAAAAGAGACAAAATTATTAAGGCATGGGAGGCAATTAACAAGCCAAAAACTGTTAGGAGTCCCCCAAACGAGTAAAGACCCGTCAGTGGGCGGACGGGTGGtcgaaaaaaaacaagaaaaagcaCCCTCATTGTTTGACACACAGTTCAGATAACAATAGTAATTGTAATATTGATATCCCTGAAGGTTTAAAGGTTCTGAGTCATGCAACTATACTTTGCTCTTATTAGTTTTCAGTTGTTTTTCTAAGAATTTTAAcaatattaatttgatttatttatctcGGATTAATAAGATATTACTGGTTTTAGAAGTTAATTTCTTAGTTTCTCACGCTCATAAGCCCCGCCTCCAGAAAAAGATCGAAAACTCTTGAGCTCGCGAGTCACGTGACTATACGTCATCAAGGGAATCCGGCAGCTAAGCAAACGCAATTGATCGCCCACGTAAAAAGTGTTCGTCTATTGTGTTTACGTATTGTAGCGCTGTATTGTTAAGAAAGTTTACCGAGTTCTTTTTGGAAAAGTTTTGTACATTTGTGATATTTGCGATAATATCAAGATGCAGGCGAGATGCATCGTCGGAGGCTGCAGCAACACTACGAAGGATGGTGCCAGCTTACATTTGTTTCCCAAAGATGCAAATTTACGCAGAATATGGGTCTCGAAAGTGAAGTTGACCCGAGCAAATTGGAGCGGCCCCAGTGACTGGAGCGTGGTGTGCAGTAGCCACTTCGAAGATGCAGATTTTGATGACGGGTTGCATGCTGCTTTTGGCATGAAGAGGACCCGGCGGCTGAAGCCTGAAGCTGTGCCCAAAATAAGGAGCGAGACATCGATGCAAGTAAAGAGGAGTGGATCTCGGACAGCGGCGGACAAACGAAAGAAAATGAGGGTGAGCATAATATCTTTGCTATTGTTGTGGTCAGTCAGTTAAACATTCAAGTTCAACGACGAAAAGTGTGAGGATCACGTCaatttccttattttattttatttctttttattttgaagaaggTGTTTATCACtttatgatggtgggccccaaccCAAGACAGTCTGCGAATtaaacaatttgagttaagagttaacatgaatttccttttattttacaaagtctttcagttaataatgttccttatattattattagtattttagtaatggtaaatggtaatactaaatttctcattaaacgttaaaaaaggaaagataattataggattttcttgaaaaagcCTCGGgctgtcattttcagattgaaaaaaaaatgatagggcctaccccatgtctgcgcactcgaTCTTTTCACACGATTCGAGGATTTTGATGAGGCTACATTTTTATGCTGTCACATGTAATgccctaaattcattattttcccaccattttgagtcatatttttttaatacctgtcaaatgtattgcatgtgtagaGCTAGTGcccgttgcgtatcttcttttactagaattgcGTAGATATGCatgtgcgcagacttgggggaacAAACCATAGGATATGccttcaaaattaaaaaaaatgaaaaaggaaattaaagtGATCCTCAAACTTTCCTCAAGAGTCCAGGCTCCATATTCATGACATTGGCAACAGGTCTACAAAGTCTACAAATGTCTAAAAGTTTTCTTGTTTGTGCCATTGTGGTTCATTTTTTAAGTAAGGAAATatacaaaccttttttttgggtaTGATGGCTCTAGTGGTAAAGCTCCCGACGTATGAACGGGGGTCTTGGGTTCGATCCCCGACCGAGTCATAAAAAGTGGGACCTCCTGCCTTACTAAAATACTAGTTTCTAGGCACTCGACATTTAGATTTGGAGAAggataataattacaattacaTTCAGGTATTATTATGTTATGCTGGGCCTGGTGGTAGaccagtttcctaactgaagtggctaccctggtaattAAAACGGAgtatttttaccttatttttaaaaagacaaaaaaaaaaattttatgtTCTAGATCCAGATTCCAGGCCTATTgtcatattttatattaattcaATTCAGTGTTTGTTTTACACAAAGTCATGAGAAGGGTAAACAAATCTGCATGAAAGGAACCTTCTCAATAACATGGTATTatatgttttatgtttttatgtttgtACAAAGTTGTTCATGCAATAATTTACAGAGTTAAAATATTCACAATTATGATTGTATAAATAGTTTATGCCATGGAGCTATAACATGTAGATCTATAAAAttttagatgaaaaaaaaattgatagaaaTATAATCTTTTAATAGTGtacagaaataatgaaaatggtatGAACTATTGGGCTCTATAAGAAGTGATTTAGATATATAATAAGGCATGAAAATTATGATAGCAAATACAACATAACTGAATGGATTTAATAATTACAATACAGGGATTAATGTATACAATGTgcagaataaaatcaaatgaagtTAAGTGGTTGAATGAGATATAAATACAATGAAACATCTCAATTGTCATTATGGTTGCAGTTTGCAGATCTATACAgtagaatgaatgaattgacaatgatattaaaaaaactaatttgttattgtacatgtattttttattttttcgtgGTATTACATTTTTATACTTGATGAGTCAGAAAGTCTGCCTAAAGATGCTATGATGCAATTTTTGTACTCTGCGaaataagttttaaaatgtCCCCAAAATATAATAGATCATTTTGTCTTTTGACATGacttaatttgcatattattatacaTAGCCCTCAGAGTAATAAAATATTAGAACGTTAGAGGTACCATGTCCCACCAATAATTAATTTCtcactttttctattttttatgatttttaataaTTGTAATACTTAATGCTCATTTTACCAATTCAGCAAATTAGATGCcccaaattagaataaatatgCATACATCTAATTTCTcgtattgaaaatttaaaatgtaatatttggACTTTCTTATCCCACCAATGATTACTCCATACAATGCATGGATGAAATTGTGTGGGTGACTTTGTAACAGTTTGTACTCACTGCCGTACATCATACATTATAAGTAGGTAGTGAAATCTAACCGAGGtctgaatgaaaaatacatCTGAAGGAAGATGATTTctaatttcattcaattcaatcatggtttatttcgtatttaaaaaatacatgttacaCAGCCCAAAGGCTAAAATTAGCATGTTTATACGTTATTAATTCCTTAAGTTTATTATTTTAGAAGTATGAACACATGGCTATTGTGtatattttctctcattttttattcaaattattctcACAGATGCTGGATGAATTGCTGTCAACATCTGTTGAGGCTAGGGATGCTGAGGAACAAGGGTCAGCAGTGGAGCCCGCATCAATGGAAAGTCAATCAGACACTGATGAGCCAGGATGCAGCCAATGGACAGATGAACATTCATCTGAGTCTGAAGAATCCTTTGATGAACAGGTATGAATGTTTTCAAATTGTGCACCCCCTCCCcgtaaaaaaacatgaaagcaCACAAACATAAAGGTATGTTTAATTTAGCAGCAAATAAAGGATAGTATTGAGTAAATTATCAATGGCAATGAATTCAGTAGAAtgtaagatacatgtaaattgacatttttttctttccaaagaAAACAATGCATGTGATTCAAACAAGACATATGGTTAATGAAAAACTCATAATACTTGTCTCTTCAAGTCTTAACATACCTGGCTGTGACTGAAATTACAGTTTATCCAAACATTGATTCAGGTGTAGTTTTGATTCGTATTTGTGCTGGAAACCATactttatttatgtatatattttttgcatgtcactgaCCAGTGTGTAAATGTATTCAGCATATCTTGGCTACTGTATTGATATCCAATTAACAGCCGTTCAAAGATCCAGCAATCGAATTTCAGCAGCATGGCCTTACAACCTCTGTTGGGATACAGGTCTCTGTAGCAACAAGAGTAAAACgtaagtttatttttcatttgtttatctaTATTGTCAATTTTCCTTTTGAGGCTGGTGCTGGTAAGTTGTGGAAAGTTTTTGTAAACATATGCCCTAGATAATGGATTTATTTGAAGGTGTAAATGTTGCAAATCCACTTAAAGAATAAGTCCTACGCAGTATATTCCGGGCCATAGATAACTTAAACCCTGGATTGCAGATATGTTGTGTTCCCCTATGtctgaaaatttgtttcacaaccaaagtaaaagtaaaatataaatgtacattttcAGGGTCACAAAGGGTTGTACTTCTGCAGAACACAGGCTCACAGATACCACCCGATATTCCAGCCTTTATTTCAAGAGGGACCTCTTTTGACAAAGGGGATATACCAGAAGAGAAAGTTGATTCAAAGGAAGTGGAGGAAGAAAGGTTATCATCACCAGAAAGTGACGCTGCAGAACCCTCCTCACCTGGATACaaaccaccatcatcttcatcttcatcatcagatGAGCGTGTAATTGCCAAGCCACAAAAAAGACGGAGAAAACGGTTCGTTCTTTTATTATCCTGTTCGAAATCAATACTAGTGCTGTAAATCCTTTTGAGAAAAACCTCAGACACATATagtaattcaataaataatgCATTTTAGATAACTTTTCTTTTGTTACAGCGACAGCAGGCTGATGAAATTCTTACATCGTCTTtaaggattttatttttgtatttctaaacaatttcatttgttgtcttttatttcaaatacagGAAAAGGCGACCAAGCAAAAAGGCCCCATGGGAAGCCCCAGCCAAAGGTATTCCTCCacacaaggaaaaaaaatacattgttttTGAGTCTAAGCTTTTGGAGCTGTTGCAGTTTTGTCCATCCTGCAAGTCTTCAAATGTGTCCCTTGTAAAGAGAGAAGTTGGATGCCTCCTTTCTGTGACAAGGGAGTGCCTATCTTGTGACCAGAAGTCGACAACATGGGAGAGCCAGCCATGGATAGGCAACCTCCAGCTGTCAGCAGCAATCCTGTTTGCTGGCGGGAGCCCCAGTGAGTCGCTGCGAGTGCTGAAACATTTCAACGTAGCAACGCACTCACGCAGGACTTTCTTTAGACACCAGAAGAAGGTTCTGCATCCAGCTATCACCAACCAATGGCAGAAGCAACAGAACCATCTGCTCACTGAACTGTGTGAACTGGGTCTGCCACTCACCATTGGGGGCGATGGAAGAGCGGATAGCCCAGGACATTCCGCAAAATTTGGGGTATACACTGCTCTGGAATTGAATATCAACAAGATTGTCGATTTTCAGCTGGTTCAGGTGGGTCTGATTTGCTGTCCTTAGTTCATGTTCCCATGATACATATGACACAAGTGCCtagttttatttcatgaaatagaaagtaaataaaaataatctgcaTTTTTCTAAGATGGGTTAAGTTGAAGCATAATTCCTCTTGTCTTGGTTACTTTTTGTATTCATGTCTGTCAGTTTAAATTGATTAAATTTAAAGGCTATTTAGATGTTCAAGCCCCTAACTGGTATTTCATGTTATCACTCCTGTGTGTTATGCAATGTTAATTCatactttgttttttgttttttcatagaGTAATGAGGTGAAGGGTTCATACCATATGGAGTTGGAAGGTTTCAAGAGAGTTGTCAACTTTCTTGATGACAAGGGACTAGTAATCAGGAAGGTGGTAACGGACCGACATAGACAACTTGCCAAATACATCAGAATCACACTTCCACACATTATTCATGTGTATGATGTCTGGCATGTATCCAAAGGTGAGTAATTATCATGCATTTGTGTCATTCAAAATctatttaaaattaaatattaatttgacttgtttattattaaatatttagTGCTTAAACTCCTGGTCCTAAGCAAAAGCAACAATACACTCTTGGAAAGCTGCAAATACTCAGAAAACAATGGGAGTTTTATCTAATTCAACTGCTTGCCAAGCGAGTTTTTTGCTTTACAGGCACTCAAATTAGCAAGCTTCAAAAAACAGCAGTATCTCACTTGTCAAAGGCCTGAATTCTGTGATGTCATTTCACGTGAAGCAAGTAGTGATTTAGTCCAGAAATTAATGCTTCTATTTCACATTCCATATCCTTGTTTCTCTTTTGCATCATGCTTGCATTTGGTTTTTCGTATAAATAAAATGTGAGGCAGTTATCTATGACAAAAATTTCGCATGATGTCATCAATTCAggtatttttgttgtttttgtttttagttttggtatattttttattacctaTATTAGGTGTTGGAAAGAAGGTGCATGCCTTGGCAAAGCAAAAGGATTGTGAAGAACTTGTGCAATGGGAACCAAGCATCACCAACCATATGTATTGGGTGGCTGCAACTTGTGAAGAGGATGAAGACGATCTGAGGGTGGCCAAGTGGAAGTCTCTTATGAACCACATCCAAGGGATCCATGAAGGTCATTCTGAAGTCTTTCCCAAGTGTCTTCATGGTGACTTGGAAGCTCAAGGTCGCAAGAAAAAATGGCTCACACCAGGTAAATTCAGGAATAAGATTCATTTGTTTAATGTTAGATCTGTATCATATGAaacaagaaaaatcaaaccttatgaatattgtattttttttcctgaacttAGTATGCAATTCAGCATTATGTGTGCAGCAAGCCTACCAATAccattcattataattttttaccaTTATTCTCATAAAGTATGTTGATTctattttattgcatttttccattttgaaaactgTAATTATGACGTCATCTGCTCTTTAGGCATGATACACTGGTTACCCAAGGCAACAATTGTTTAATTAAAGTGCACTGAGAGTCCTTTCAGGTCTGAAATATGCTATATAAGaactgcattattattattgttattaatgatTCGGTtccttttttatcaatttttcaggCACAAAAGTCTGTGAAAAACTAACAGGTATCGTGCAAAGCACCATGTTGTTGAACGATGTGAAAAAGCTGTCTGGAGACCAACAGACATCCTCCCTGGAGTCATATCACAGTCTGGTGAACCGGTATGCGCCTAAGCTGAAGCCTTATTCGTATGAAGGAATGACTAGCAGGTAAATGCACTATATATTCTTTGAGAAGAGTTACATTGGAGCATGTTTCTTTATTTAGcatacacaaaaaataattccaAGCAAAAGTGGATATATGTAGGActcttattaaaaaaagtagatCAAATGTTTGGATTAAACCCATATGGAATGATGCAAAGGGTTTTataatccccccccctccctccccccaaaaagtcTGACAGATAGTAAGAGGCCACATTCATTTtatagaattgaaattcaaGCATGAGTTTGAATAAACTTAACTTTGGTATTTCGTGACTATTCCATGTAGTTTGGAAATCTAATTAAAGAGCAgacatttctatttttaaaattcagataGCCCTGataagtgactttttggtatcctttttttGAACTGTTTTTCTTTTGCAAGGATGAAATATCTTAGTTAAACCAGgtgaaaaatataaagcaatTGCATGTTGCATTGTGTTTATGCTGCGATAAGTCTTTGATAATTCTCtgtttctgggacgcactgtattagACATGATTTTACTCCATGCATTTATTTTCTGGTTATCATTCAGGCTCAGACTTGCCGCTATGGACttcaatgaaaatggaaacCGACAGAAGGCAAAAACGTTGAAAGGGGACAAGCGGTACATGGTCAGCAAACCAAAGTACAAGCCAGGGAAGGCATCAGTGAAAGCTGTTAAGGAAGCAAAAACATTCAGTGAGTTTATTTTGTTCTGTGTGTTATCGACTATAgtttcatcatcatatcagtAACATATTGTGAAAAAGGATGATTCCATGGCAATGATTCATTACTAGAGTAACATCAGTTAAATCATACTTTTCTCATGTGTTGTGTTGATCACTATAACTGTTCTGAACAATATAATCTATTGGGCTTTTGATTACTCGAGAAGAAATTAGGGAGCATTTTTTTCCCTTGATGCCCATTGGTGGTACATTTTATAGCATACTAACATGGCATAAGAAAAACACTGGTAAAAACTATACTATCCAACATATTTGAATATCCATTAGCTGGTGTAGCTGACCTGTACATGTTGAACCTCACtttttgaccattttgtatCTCAGAATTTGTTGATGATCTGATGGATGAGGTCGGACGATTGTGCACAGGATCATCTCAACTGCCAGAGAGGAAGGATGCCCCGCCATCTTTATGCAGTGAATATACCTTTCCTTCCAAGGAGGAACTTGTTCAGGATCACCGAAGTCGTTTTAATTAAAATAAGTGAACTGTAAATCCTATCATGCTAATATCGTATACAGCTTCATGATAAATTGGAACTAATGAAAGATTGAACACATAAGTT encodes:
- the LOC121429048 gene encoding uncharacterized protein LOC121429048, whose translation is IGNLQLSAAILFAGGSPSESLRVLKHFNVATHSRRTFFRHQKKVLHPAITNQWQKQQNHLLTELCELGLPLTIGGDGRADSPGHSAKFGVYTALELNINKIVDFQLVQSNEVKGSYHMELEGFKRVVNFLDDKGLVIRKVVTDRHRQLAKYIRITLPHIIHVYDVWHVSKGVGKKVHALAKQKDCEELVQWEPSITNHMYWVAATCEEDEDDLRVAKWKSLMNHIQGIHEGHSEVFPKCLHGDLEAQGRKKKWLTPGTKVCEKLTGIVQSTMLLNDVKKLSGDQQTSSLESYHSLVNRYAPKLKPYSYEGMTSR
- the LOC121429047 gene encoding THAP domain-containing protein 10-like, which codes for MQARCIVGGCSNTTKDGASLHLFPKDANLRRIWVSKVKLTRANWSGPSDWSVVCSSHFEDADFDDGLHAAFGMKRTRRLKPEAVPKIRSETSMQVKRSGSRTAADKRKKMRMLDELLSTSVEARDAEEQGSAVEPASMESQSDTDEPGCSQWTDEHSSESEESFDEQV